TATCTATtcattttgaccaaatcaataactcaaaaattacaattattttgaaattttttattttgatcaaacatgatcaggatggatcaaacatgatccaaacagttgtcaaacatcattacaatcatgttgagaTGCTTTATGGGTTgtgattcaacaaaattaacccaagaacattAAACccgatttttaaattttaaaaattcaaatttgggtttttgtttttaagaccGATGGATCTATTCTATCTTAtccagatagtttctaaatgatcataggattattcaaccataaaacaccataaacaacaaacatacaaacttatgcaatttgaaatataaaaatttcaaattcaaactgtaaatatgaattaaagggtgattggATCCTTACTAAGGATTGGAGAACATCCCTTAGACCTTAGGGAAGATGTTGGGATACTTAGATCCAAACATTAAGGCCTTATccaaagcttgaagctttaatggcggatttctgAAAATCAACAATTGAAAGGTGGAGAGTGGATCTCTTGCCTTCGGATCAACTTAGGGGGGGCTATTTATGTCCAAGGTTGGTTGATCCATCCAAGTggattgaatcagccaaaaaTCATTGAtggtgttttggttgttcttcctcaAATTGGTCATAATCCTCCCTATTCTTGTAGGAAAAATGGTTATTAGcgtatggtgatcatttcaggctAAATCACCCAAAATGGTTGACTAACGAGAGAgttctaaaaaagaaaaagaaaagatggGTATTTGATGTTTATCCCTCCGGAAAcgtgttgaagatgaaggtggcgcatgaaacgacgtcgtttcatgtTAGCGAGTTACATTGGCATTCCGTCAAGGCACCGTTGCGTTTGGGCGTTCCGTTAGCGGTCAAGCTAACATGCGTTATCCAATCCGTTGTCTTGGGATCGCACGTTTCTTCCGCTACAACGGGCTACACGGGCGCGCCTGGAGTGTCAGATGGAGATCTGTTGCTCATCTGATGACTTTGGTTGTAGTTGTAGCTTTATTTTCCAATTTCGGCTGTAACCGATTacgattttttatttattaaatttttaagggtttgtttgaaattaatttttctttcacccttttaactttagttttaatctttttttaaatacacaaaatattaaaataaatatggtaaatattttaccaatttttttatatatttttaaggttaaataaataattgtttagatgaaatggatacaacaattcattttaaattatttattttttgtctctttaatttttttaaagtattttgaGATAGGATGGgaacaacatttatcccaaataattttatttatttattatttatttatttttgcctTAACCctcaattaatttgattaattaccacaataattaatcttaactaattaattgtttaaattagGTTTTTGGTCATGGGgttcataattttgattttatttatttaaaaataaatcaaaaataattattttaatattataaattggagagtaaatttttaatgtttacaatattataataaaaattaaatatataattttattttattattttacaaccATAAATAAATTCGCAATTAAAGCCTGAATCATTAACAGGgcttttaactgcggtttaaCATCGTCCTTAAAATTGAAGACTAAAATTGAAAGCATTAATTGAGGTTTTATAAACTGTTgttaatagtaaaattttaattagggtATCACTCTCACTTGTTTCGTCTAGCTGACTTAACttacacatttttaataattggtTTTTAATACACTTTGTACTTCTTAAAACGGTTAGAATCTCAAGTTTACAATACTTGTATATCCccattaattgtattttttcatCAACTAACTTTTTTGTCTTCTTCGTAAAGTGTTCCCGTAAACTCTTGTGTTTCagattttattgtattttgtatttaaGATGAACTCGACAATATATTATACTCCATTTAGTCTAATCTAAGAGGAAAAAAACACTTTATAGTATTATTCTGAAAACTGTTCCGGTCATTAACCCGGTTTTTTTAGCAAACTTTGGTTCAACTGATTTAACCGGTTAAACTACTGGTTGAACCagattttaattgtttttaaaatataaataaatataaatatattagtatgtAAATGGTATATAAAATCacttgtatatataaaaataatcaaataaatattaaatactaattaaattaaatattttgtttattaaattaatattacatcaaatattcataatttaaaatatcaaaaatcaaaataatataagaatatgATAATATGCAGTTGATAGGTGAGGAAGAGGAATGAGGTGGGACTCTTGAAATGATAGCCATTGACTAAAAACTTCATTCGCTTTCATGTTTTTCTCACCGAAAGACTTTATCTTTTTCTCTCTATTCTCGCAGATCTGATTTTCTCTCTATAATGGATTCATTTTCAGTGAAATACAGCCAAAACCTTCGCTTGCGGTTCACAAGAATTGGAACAacgaaaaaagaagaagaaaaaaaaagataagaaTATTACATAATCACTATGTACCTTTTGAACCGAAAATTTCTGGTCCGGTTTTTCGGTAGAACCGTCCGGTCGGACCGGATTTTAACCGATTTGAAAAATTATCGTATTGAAGTTAACGGACCGTCCACTAAACCGTTTCGCGGTCGGACCACCGATCGGACcgcatattttaaaatgttttatagtGAAATGAAATTAGATACCTTccttatcaaataaaattatatgaattacaTATAGTggaaaatattacaaaataattatcttttatttaattttcaaaatttacatttatataattgaattaacataaaatatataaaaatatgttcgaaaaataaaataacccaaaataaataactttaattagaAATTTCATCAACAGGTAAGTTCCTCCATCATCTACCAAATATCTCATCCTCATCCCATTTTGTAACCATTCTTTTAGCACAAGCATCTTTTCTCACCTCtctcatatttattttcttattttctctaatttataatgtaaaattattttttaatttatatatttaactttaaggTTAAAAAGTGTTTAGAAAGTAAAATGTAATTAAGTTAAAATCATTAACtaagtaataaatatattaaacaaaaaaatgtattagcggtgcaaaattttattaaatgatttaaactATCTTACACGAGTCAAGACATGTTAAACACggctaaaaaataagttaaataagtcaaatatttgttaaacaagttaaaaacataataaatgtgttaaacatgttacaaacgtgttaaacaaaatataagagttcaaatatttattaaactaattaaaatgtGTTAGTCAAAACACAAATGTATTGACgagtaaaaaaatgttaaacaagtcaaaaacatgttatacatttaaaaaaaaatatataaaaaattaatttcaattatcCAATTCATACATCACTTAACTCATAGTCAAcccatattaatgaataatatgaattaagttataagttaaataaatttaatttgagttaaatataaattaagtaatatggTTAAAATTTAACCATTTCCTCACCCgtaatcaaaaatataaattttaaactaatttgtaGGTTATGTAACCCAACAAACTTGACTAGGATAAAGCAAAAAGCCATTGCAAAAACCAAAGGGCAATTTAAACAATTTTGCATGAaatcaacaacaaaaacaaaagatggAGTTTAACCAAGTGAAAGCAAAACAACAACAAACAAAGCACAATccataacaaaaaataaaatggagCAAAGCAAACtccgaagaagaaaaagaacacCCCCTAGCGAGTCCTGAAGTCCTCACCCGACGAGCCTCGGAAAAAGTCCCCAAATTAGGCTAAGTCAGATAATTCACCAAAACCTAAAAGGGGTCAGGAACATTTCTTCTCCAAGCACAATCCCTTAAATAACCTGATAAAATACACAACATTTTAAAACCCATAATCCACTTCGACATCACACATCCAAGTACATAAAGCTCCAAAGCAGAATTCGGAGTTGAAAACACAAGGGCAATCCAGAATTAAAAACATTACAGGGAAATGGATAAGAATATGGCACACTCATTCGTCATCTTCATCCTCATCTGTTTCAGCAGACTGAGGCCATGAATCAAACTTTGACTTAAACATAACTGTCTCAGACCCCTCCATGACACGAATTGTTTGAGATTTTGGACGATTAAGACCTCGGATTAGCTCCTGTTggacaacaaaataaaatatttttcttctagAAAATAAGGATATTTTTAGAATGATATGCAACAAAACTTTACCTCTGCAGCTCCACTAGCACTTTTTCTTTCAGCAATTGAAGTATTTTTTCCCATCCATACAAAGAATTCTATCCCACAATCTAGAAGAAAACATCCATTTGTGTCTAGCAACTCTTTGCTCAAAGAATCTACCTCAACTGGCTGTGACTGCCCCTTCTCTACACTGGAAACATCAGCCAAACATTAGAAATCCCAATTAGTCGTCATTGAAACAATGTAAATGGGAGGAAAGCACACCAAATTGTAATTCTTCATTCTTCAACAAGTTCTTCCAATTTAACAAGTCAAAATTATGTTCTCTGTTCTCAAATTATAAACAAACACTTCCGCCCCATTTGaaaattcttttaatatatataatcttgaGATGATGAATTTTCCCTGACCTTAACCTCATAAATCAAGACTCTTACCTCTTGAATTACCATGTACTTAACTTTTGTTCTGATGAAAAACAACCAATACCTTTCTCAATTTGTCTCTAACTACTCTCAACCAGATACATTTACAAGGATTTAGGTGTTCTCAAATGGGGCCATATGGAAATGAAAACTACCTGTATAGCTTTGTAGGAAAAACATCATTCGAGCTGTTGTCATCAGTCGATGTTTTTTCAGGGAGTGGAGCAAAGCCACCAAAAAAGTCCCAGAATTCACCACTTTCAGCATCAGCCGATTCTCCACCCTCTGAACAGGCATAAATGGTAAAATATAGATTCTGATCATGAATTCATGATCATACCCAAGTTGCTCAAATACTTACCAATAGTGGCTATATCACATTTTCCATCATGATATGTATCTTTAATATACTGCACAACTTCTAATGATTTTCCCCTCTCCTGTATAGAAGAGTTAGCACCATTGAACTGGAAAATTTTAGACTCAGTATCCAGAATAAAGATGTCATCCTCGCTTAGAGAGGATAGGGCAAAAGGAACCTGCAGGAACAACCAATATGTGTTATTTCATGATTGTTATACTAAAAGAATTCCAAAATGATTGCAGGGACATTATTTATACCTCTTTTACTTGAACAATACGTTTTCCTTTACAGACATATAAGCGTGTTTTATGTTTTTCTGCCTCAGCATGCTTAAACCCAGTGGAAACACCGCCTTCTTGAGGAATTATACATGGTttaaaataagagagaaatttcTCACTTTCATAGCCTTGTACTTCACGATACTGAACAGCACTCCCACTAAGAGCAGCATCCAGTTCAACAGTCTTCACAGCTGCTGCACCAGCTTCATCCTTATTTGGTAGAAAAAGTGTTTTACCAATGGTTAGAAAGAAATGTAGTTcaatatcattcttaaaaaatcattaaagaTTTTACCTGACTTGTATCTTTACCGAGCCAAAAATGAATATCTTGACGCAAAGCGCCACTTTTTAGCGCGGTTGTCTGGAATGTGGAAGTAAGACAATGATAAACACGGTTTCATCTCTTTCGTGTGAATTTAGTGTAAATGAAAATATACcttcaaaattatataagagTCTCCTGTATAGAATCTACCATGGGAGGACTTTGGAACAAGGACAGGACAAAATTTCTCAATTCGCCATATTTCAATCCCACCATCAAAATGTCAAGGAGACAAATGAAAAATGATATGTTTTGGCATAAAAAGGAAATCATTTAACAACACAAATAGTAGTGTTATGAAACAAAATCATGTCAATTGTCTGCCCTTGTAGCAATCCCATCAAACTATCTATTATTGTCACATTCTAGTACTTtgaatgaaaatcaaatatcaGATCTCAAACTAAACATATTAACATTCACCAAAAGGAAAACACGGATCCTTCTCAAACTACTCCCAATCAACATGATGCAAACAAAATCTTACAATACTATAATAGCAATTTGAAAGAGGATACGCTTTTTGTCCAGCTCCTTCAAAAGCAGGATCAACATCTCCCACAGAATCAGCCATAGAATTTCTACCTTGATCTGTTTGATTCAAATAAATGCAAACTGATTGAAGAATGAATCCAACACCACCAGAAACTTGATTAATGAACATGGAAAGAAAGctatatcaaaatattcaactagagaaagagagaaagaaaaaaaagaaagctTTTCACATAATATACAGAAATGGAATTGTAGAAAATGAATTTTGACAAGTATTTTCCTTTATGTTGAAGAAGAACGGATAATCAAATTTGAACATATACAGAAACATTATAGCTTGCAGAGTCTGTCATGAAGAACAGGGAGAATCGTGAAATAAACCAATAACATAACAATATAACAAGGATTCGAAATATCATGAAAGTGAAAATCATCTATGATGGGAGGAATCAAATCCAAAGTTGTTTAGAAAATTATCAACAAATTCAAAGT
This is a stretch of genomic DNA from Impatiens glandulifera chromosome 4, dImpGla2.1, whole genome shotgun sequence. It encodes these proteins:
- the LOC124937101 gene encoding villin-4-like yields the protein MADSVGDVDPAFEGAGQKAGIEIWRIEKFCPVLVPKSSHGRFYTGDSYIILKTTALKSGALRQDIHFWLGKDTSQDEAGAAAVKTVELDAALSGSAVQYREVQGYESEKFLSYFKPCIIPQEGGVSTGFKHAEAEKHKTRLYVCKGKRIVQVKEVPFALSSLSEDDIFILDTESKIFQFNGANSSIQERGKSLEVVQYIKDTYHDGKCDIATIEGGESADAESGEFWDFFGGFAPLPEKTSTDDNSSNDVFPTKLYSVEKGQSQPVEVDSLSKELLDTNGCFLLDCGIEFFVWMGKNTSIAERKSASGAAEELIRGLNRPKSQTIRVMEGSETVMFKSKFDSWPQSAETDEDEDDE